A region from the Altererythrobacter sp. H2 genome encodes:
- a CDS encoding acyl-CoA dehydrogenase family protein, whose product MDMEFSAEDLAFREEVRAFLADNLPERLKEGARRTPGVFVEPDIGMEWHRILYRKGWVAYHWPKEDGGTGWSPTQKFIFEKECALAGAPGISILGLRLVGPVICAFGTPEQKARFLPRILSGEDYWCQGYSEPGSGSDLASLRTAARLEGDEYVVNGSKIWTTHAHHADWIFALVRTNPDVKKQQGITFLLLEMNQPGVEISPILSMSGDHEVNQVFFTDARTHVSNRIGEEGQGWTIAKFLLENERGGSCFAPRLLQHIAELERLAQEQPSGVNGAIAHDARFRDRLARTRLEAEALEVTELRILAELAKGRAPGPQTSLTKLLGANIGQAVDTLRLELLGYDALQLPAERPLYGNEAPEPVGSEMAQVAMGNYLNNRASTIFGGSNEVQKNIIAKTVLGL is encoded by the coding sequence ATGGATATGGAATTTTCCGCCGAAGACCTGGCCTTCCGCGAGGAAGTGCGCGCCTTTCTGGCCGACAACCTGCCCGAACGGCTGAAGGAAGGCGCACGGCGCACGCCCGGCGTGTTTGTCGAGCCCGATATCGGGATGGAATGGCACCGGATTCTCTACCGCAAGGGCTGGGTTGCCTATCACTGGCCCAAGGAAGATGGCGGCACCGGCTGGAGCCCCACGCAGAAGTTCATCTTCGAGAAGGAATGCGCGCTGGCGGGCGCGCCCGGCATTTCCATTCTCGGCCTGCGGCTGGTCGGCCCGGTGATCTGCGCCTTCGGTACGCCCGAGCAGAAGGCGCGCTTCCTGCCGCGCATCCTGTCGGGCGAGGATTACTGGTGCCAGGGCTATTCCGAGCCAGGCAGCGGGTCAGACCTCGCCTCGCTGCGCACCGCCGCGCGGCTGGAAGGCGACGAATACGTGGTCAACGGATCGAAGATCTGGACCACCCACGCGCACCACGCCGACTGGATCTTCGCGCTGGTGCGAACCAACCCGGACGTCAAGAAGCAGCAGGGCATCACTTTCCTGCTGCTGGAAATGAACCAGCCGGGGGTGGAGATTTCTCCGATCCTGTCGATGAGCGGTGACCACGAGGTCAACCAGGTGTTTTTCACCGATGCCCGCACCCATGTGTCGAATCGCATTGGCGAAGAAGGCCAGGGCTGGACCATCGCCAAGTTCCTGCTGGAAAACGAGCGCGGCGGATCATGCTTTGCCCCGCGTCTGCTCCAGCACATCGCCGAGCTTGAGCGGCTGGCCCAGGAACAACCCTCCGGCGTCAACGGCGCAATTGCGCACGATGCTCGTTTCCGTGACCGGCTGGCCCGCACCCGGCTGGAGGCTGAAGCGCTCGAAGTGACCGAGCTGCGCATCCTGGCCGAACTGGCCAAGGGCCGCGCGCCCGGGCCGCAGACCTCGCTGACCAAGCTGCTGGGCGCCAACATCGGCCAGGCGGTCGATACCCTGCGGCTCGAACTGCTCGGCTACGACGCGCTGCAACTTCCGGCCGAGCGCCCGCTCTACGGGAACGAGGCGCCCGAGCCGGTCGGCAGCGAGATGGCCCAGGTGGCAATGGGCAACTATCTCAACAACCGCGCCTCGACCATTTTCGGCGGCTCGAACGAAGTGCAGAAGAACATTATCGCCAAGACCGTGCTGGGGCTGTGA
- a CDS encoding SDR family NAD(P)-dependent oxidoreductase: MSGKVALVSGGAEGIGAAVARLIVAEGGSVMLCDLQLGKARALAAELGDHADAFQLDVREFGQWEAAVAATVARFGKLTVLCNIAGISEPGNVVDGTLDVWHRTVDINLNGPFYGCRAAIPAMEASGEACAIVNIGSMIAIRPAAFVAAYSASKAGLVGLTRSIALDCAARGVPIRANMVHPGAIRTPMYDRYKYSGADTPENIETNFAATHPMNRIGEPEEVARAVVFLASDEASFTTGVDFTVDGGGSIRS, from the coding sequence ATGAGCGGAAAGGTTGCGCTGGTCAGCGGCGGGGCCGAGGGTATCGGTGCTGCGGTGGCGCGGCTGATCGTCGCCGAAGGCGGCAGCGTGATGCTGTGTGACCTGCAACTGGGCAAGGCCCGCGCGCTGGCGGCGGAACTGGGCGATCATGCCGATGCCTTCCAGCTCGACGTGCGCGAATTCGGCCAGTGGGAGGCGGCGGTCGCCGCCACGGTGGCGCGTTTCGGCAAGCTGACGGTGCTGTGCAACATTGCCGGAATTTCCGAGCCGGGCAACGTGGTCGATGGCACACTCGACGTGTGGCACCGCACCGTCGACATCAACCTCAACGGCCCGTTCTACGGTTGCCGCGCGGCCATCCCGGCGATGGAAGCGAGCGGCGAGGCCTGCGCGATTGTCAACATCGGCTCGATGATCGCGATCCGCCCGGCCGCCTTCGTCGCCGCCTACAGCGCCTCCAAGGCAGGACTGGTCGGGCTGACCCGCTCGATAGCGCTCGATTGCGCGGCGCGCGGCGTGCCGATCAGGGCCAACATGGTCCACCCTGGCGCAATCCGCACGCCGATGTATGACCGCTACAAATACTCCGGTGCCGACACGCCGGAGAACATCGAGACGAACTTTGCCGCGACCCACCCGATGAACCGCATCGGCGAACCCGAAGAAGTGGCCCGGGCGGTCGTCTTCCTTGCCTCCGACGAGGCCAGTTTCACCACCGGGGTCGACTTCACCGTCGACGGCGGCGGATCGATCAGGAGTTGA
- a CDS encoding SDR family oxidoreductase, giving the protein MDISKLMFRDGLMANERILVTGGGTGLGREMAEAFLELGATVYICGRRLNKLEETAQELITAHAGASGGKVIPLACDIRDAEAIDTMINAIWQDGPLTGLVNNAAGNFISRTEDLSVNGFNAIADIVFRGTFYVTHNIGKRIIAEKGRLNVISILTTWVWNGSAFVLPSAMSKSAINTMTQSLAVEWGRYNMRFNAIAPGLFPTKGMSARLSPGGRGGNSNNEINPMGRHGEMHELANLAVFLMGPGAEYVNGQTIAIDGAGYQATGGTFWSTLQGLGDAEWEGLRAMIKGTNAKDKAERATG; this is encoded by the coding sequence ATGGACATATCGAAGCTCATGTTCCGTGACGGCCTGATGGCGAACGAGCGCATCCTGGTGACGGGCGGCGGCACCGGGCTGGGCCGGGAAATGGCCGAGGCGTTCCTCGAACTCGGTGCCACGGTCTACATCTGCGGGCGGCGGCTGAACAAGCTGGAGGAAACCGCGCAGGAACTGATCACGGCGCACGCCGGTGCCTCGGGCGGCAAGGTAATTCCGCTGGCCTGCGACATCCGCGATGCCGAGGCCATCGATACGATGATCAATGCGATCTGGCAGGACGGGCCGCTGACCGGGCTGGTCAACAATGCGGCCGGAAACTTCATCAGCCGGACCGAGGATCTTTCCGTCAATGGCTTCAACGCGATTGCCGACATCGTGTTTCGCGGCACGTTCTACGTCACCCACAATATCGGCAAGCGAATCATTGCCGAGAAGGGCCGCCTGAACGTGATCTCGATCCTCACCACCTGGGTGTGGAACGGCTCGGCCTTCGTGCTGCCTTCGGCCATGTCGAAAAGCGCGATCAACACCATGACCCAGTCCCTCGCGGTCGAATGGGGGCGCTACAACATGCGCTTCAATGCCATTGCCCCGGGCCTGTTCCCGACCAAGGGGATGAGCGCGCGGCTTTCGCCCGGCGGGCGCGGGGGCAATTCGAACAACGAGATCAACCCGATGGGCCGCCACGGCGAAATGCACGAACTGGCCAATCTGGCGGTGTTCCTGATGGGGCCGGGGGCAGAATATGTGAACGGCCAGACCATCGCCATCGACGGCGCGGGCTACCAGGCCACCGGCGGCACCTTCTGGAGCACGCTGCAGGGCCTCGGCGACGCCGAATGGGAAGGCCTGCGCGCGATGATCAAGGGCACCAACGCCAAGGACAAGGCCGAACGCGCCACGGGGTGA
- a CDS encoding thiolase family protein — protein sequence MGENVYIIGAGIHPFGRTDGRSGREQGVYAVREALADAGLDWPDIECAYGGSAAAGNADIMVNELGLTSLPFTNVANGCATGGSSVAAAQQAIASGAYDLALAVGFDKHPRGAFNAHPKDYGLPEWYGQTGMMLTTQFFALKIQRYMQLHGISRTTLGRVAEKAFRNGTMTPHAWRRSEVDLETILNAPMVNDPLTKYMFCSPSEGGVALILASETKMRQLGADGVKVAKIAVKTRPPDSFEVFQAGVSVREGGKPTVLASKAAFEGAGIGPDEIDVAQLQDTESGAEIMHMAENGFCRDGEQEEWLANGWSQIGGRLPINTDGGCIACGEPIGASGLRQVYENVQQLRGRCGERQVAGAKTAYSHVYGAPGMSAVAILQR from the coding sequence CTATGCCGTGCGCGAGGCACTGGCCGATGCCGGGCTGGACTGGCCCGACATCGAATGCGCCTATGGCGGCAGCGCAGCAGCGGGCAATGCCGACATCATGGTCAACGAGCTGGGTCTGACCAGCCTGCCGTTCACCAATGTCGCCAACGGCTGCGCCACCGGGGGCAGCTCGGTCGCGGCGGCGCAGCAGGCGATTGCCAGCGGGGCCTATGACCTGGCGCTGGCGGTCGGGTTCGACAAGCATCCGCGCGGCGCGTTCAACGCCCATCCGAAGGACTATGGCCTGCCCGAGTGGTACGGCCAGACCGGCATGATGCTGACCACGCAGTTCTTCGCGCTGAAGATCCAGCGCTACATGCAGCTGCACGGCATTTCCCGCACCACCCTGGGCCGGGTGGCGGAAAAGGCGTTCCGCAACGGCACCATGACGCCGCATGCCTGGCGCCGCAGCGAAGTCGATCTGGAGACGATCCTCAACGCCCCGATGGTCAACGATCCGCTGACCAAGTACATGTTCTGCTCCCCCAGCGAAGGCGGGGTTGCACTGATCCTAGCCAGCGAGACAAAGATGCGGCAGCTGGGCGCGGATGGCGTCAAAGTGGCAAAGATCGCGGTCAAGACCCGTCCGCCAGACAGCTTCGAGGTGTTCCAGGCCGGGGTCAGCGTGCGCGAGGGCGGCAAGCCGACTGTCCTGGCCAGCAAGGCCGCGTTCGAGGGTGCAGGGATCGGCCCGGACGAAATTGACGTCGCCCAATTGCAGGACACCGAAAGCGGCGCCGAGATCATGCACATGGCCGAGAACGGTTTCTGCCGGGACGGCGAGCAGGAAGAGTGGCTCGCCAATGGCTGGTCGCAAATCGGCGGCAGGCTGCCGATCAACACCGATGGTGGCTGCATCGCCTGCGGGGAGCCGATCGGCGCCTCTGGCCTGCGCCAGGTCTACGAGAACGTGCAGCAGCTGCGGGGCCGCTGCGGCGAGCGGCAGGTGGCGGGCGCGAAGACCGCTTACAGCCACGTCTACGGCGCACCGGGCATGAGCGCGGTCGCGATTCTGCAAAGGTAA
- a CDS encoding ThuA domain-containing protein, producing MGSQPATRIDAHFVAAGKYHDIDYARLEVLKLLMEHPQIRTTVAADYSGLERLDACRFLVTYTCDLVPTAEQAQQIRAWLEKGGKWLALHGTNSILVFTEGGVDCPDDRPDVMEMLGTQFKAHPPIGPFKVEVVDRDHEFTRGIDDFEIVDELYLSYTTAPIHTLMQTTFEGKATGFTAEKWDKTVVPLLYTRDIGRGRISYNALGHCRGHYDLPGMADFYPHKELCAWNYDVYYDLLRRGITWAMRDDGQDSGREGA from the coding sequence ATGGGCAGCCAACCCGCCACCCGCATCGACGCGCACTTCGTTGCTGCGGGCAAGTATCACGACATCGACTATGCCCGGCTGGAGGTGCTCAAGCTGCTGATGGAGCATCCGCAGATTCGCACCACGGTGGCGGCGGACTATTCCGGGCTGGAGCGGCTCGATGCCTGCCGATTCCTCGTCACCTACACCTGCGACCTGGTGCCCACAGCGGAACAGGCGCAGCAGATCAGGGCCTGGCTGGAAAAGGGCGGCAAGTGGCTGGCGCTGCACGGCACCAATTCGATCCTGGTGTTCACCGAAGGCGGGGTCGACTGCCCCGATGACCGGCCCGACGTGATGGAAATGCTCGGCACCCAGTTCAAGGCCCACCCGCCGATCGGCCCGTTCAAAGTCGAGGTGGTCGACCGTGACCACGAGTTCACCCGCGGGATCGACGACTTCGAGATCGTCGACGAGCTCTACCTGTCCTACACCACCGCGCCGATCCACACGCTGATGCAGACCACCTTCGAAGGCAAGGCGACCGGCTTCACCGCGGAGAAGTGGGACAAGACGGTAGTGCCGCTGCTCTACACCCGCGATATCGGCAGGGGCCGCATCTCGTACAATGCGCTGGGCCATTGTCGCGGCCACTACGACCTGCCCGGCATGGCCGATTTCTACCCGCACAAGGAACTGTGTGCGTGGAACTACGATGTCTACTACGACCTGTTGCGGCGCGGGATAACCTGGGCGATGAGGGACGACGGCCAGGACAGCGGGCGGGAAGGAGCCTGA